GGCGCCACGGTATGCTATTGCGCGCAGCCTGTTGGGCCAACAGTAAATCTTCACCAAAAATATCCGTCACTAGCAACATTTGTTGGTGGCGGGGAAGGATCCGGTTACCGCAACCGCGGATGCAGGAGTAGGGAACCACACCCACGACATGTCATATCGTGCTTGAGCGTTGCGTAACCCTATGATCGCGCATCCCCAACTCGGGAAGGAGGCGTCGATTCCCGTGACTGTGACTCAGCCACGGCGAGGACATTTGTCGCTTGCCTATTCCCAGCAACCCACCCACTATGTGTGCATGGGGATCTCCGGGTGCGGTAAATCCACCATCGGACAAGCCTTCGCCGACTCAATCAATGGAATATTTGTTGACGGCGACGATTTTCATCCGCGCGCCAACATTGCCAAAATGTCTGCCGGTATTCCGCTGACTGACCAAGACCGCTGGCCGTGGCTGGCCAGCATTGTTGACTATTTGGCCGCATCAACAGCCCAACAGCAGCAGGTAGTCGTCGCCTGTTCGGCGCTGAAACACGCCTATCGGGAACAGCTGCGGCAAGCCCCCGGCAATGTGGTGTTTATCCATCTGGAATTGCATAAAGATACGGTGCGGGAACGCATGAGTCAGCGCATGGGGCACTTTATGCCGGTGTCGCTGCTATCGAGCCAATTAGCAACCTTGGAACCGTTGCGCGATGACGAATGTGGCATCACTGTGTTCAATGATGCGGATCCATCAACAGTGGTACAAACCATCCATGAGCAGTGTGCTGCAGAGCTGGCCATTAATCCTCGGCTGACC
The Corynebacterium choanae DNA segment above includes these coding regions:
- a CDS encoding gluconokinase, which produces MTVTQPRRGHLSLAYSQQPTHYVCMGISGCGKSTIGQAFADSINGIFVDGDDFHPRANIAKMSAGIPLTDQDRWPWLASIVDYLAASTAQQQQVVVACSALKHAYREQLRQAPGNVVFIHLELHKDTVRERMSQRMGHFMPVSLLSSQLATLEPLRDDECGITVFNDADPSTVVQTIHEQCAAELAINPRLT